From the genome of Sphingopyxis sp. DBS4:
GCCTCGACCTCGGCCGCCATTTCGCGTGCGGTCTCGACATCGACTCGAATTACGCCCGGCGGGGTCGGCAGCGGCACCGGGCCGGCGATCAGCAGCACCTCGGCGCCTGCTTCGGCGGCGGCGGCGGCGATTGCGAAACCCTGCTTTCCGCTCGACCGGTTGGCGATGTAGCGCACCGGGTCGATCGGCTCGTGCGTGGGGCCGGCGGTGATCAGAATGCGGCGGCCGAACAGGGGGCGATGGTTCGCGGGCGCGAAGTCGGGCTGGCCGTCGATGTCCCCCTCCCGCTTGCGGGAGGGGTTAGGGGAGGGCGTGTCCGTGGGGTTGCCGCTTGCCAACGAAACAGGCCCTCCCCCGGCCCCTCCCGCAAGCGGGAGGGGAGAAGAAAGCGCCTTGTCGATCGCCTCCCTGATCGCTTGCGGTTCGGGAAGCCGTCCCGGCCCATATTCGCCGCATGCCATTTCGCCCTCGTCGGGTTCCATCACGGTGATGCCGTCCCCGCGCAGCGTCGCGACGTTGCGCCGCGTTGCCGGATGCAGCCACATACGGACGTTCATCGCGGGTGCCGCGAGCACCGGCTTGTCGGTCGCGAGCAGCAGCGTCGTTGCCAGATCGTCGGCGATGCCTGCCGTCATCTTCGCGAGCAGGTCGGCGGTCGCGGGCGCGACGACGACGAGATCGGCCTCGCGGCTGAGCTGGATATGTCCCATCTCGACCTCGTCTTTCAGGTCGAAAAGATTTGTATAGACTTTATTCTCAGACAGGGCGGCGAGCGTCAGTGGGGTCACGAACTGTTCGCCCGCGCGCGTCAGCACGCAGCGCACGACATGCCCCGACTTGCGGAGGAGCCGGACGAGCTCGATGCTCTTGTAGGCGGCGATGCCGCCGCCGATGATGAGCAGGATGCGCTTGGCCGCCATCGTCATACTCCCGTCAGCAGCATATCCATCGCGTTCAATATGTCGTAGCGCCGGTCGGTCAGCGACGCGACGCGCAAACCCAGTTCCTTTGCATCAATGGCCGATGCCAATTGCGTCGCCATGATATGGCGCTGGCCGTCGATTTCGAAAAGCGGATGAAGGCGCGACAGCTTCTGCGCGGTTTGCGTCGGGACCAGCGGAACGACGAAGCGCGTGTCGAAATGACCGAGGAGATCACTCTGGCAATCGAGCAACAGTTCGTTTCCATCGCGGCTTCTGTAAACATCGAACTGCGGCATCAGAACAGCCGGTATTTGGCAAGCGGCAGCCCATGTTTGCGCGTATAATCGTTCCAGCTTTCGATCGCGGCGCGATTTTCTTCCTTCCACACGGCTTCGCGTGCCTTCTTCACCTCGGCGGCAAGACCGGCCTGACAGGCTTCGCTGACGTTGAGGCCCAGCCTTTTCGCCTCTTCGACCAGGTCGGCGCTCAGCGAGACATTGGTGGCCTTCTTGGGGCCTTCGAATCGGGCGGGACGGTTCATCGCCATTCTCCTTGCGCATATGATATGCGCATCGGTCTTTCGAATCAACCGAACCAGTTGAACGCGGCCGCTCCCGCCGCCGCGCCGACAAGCGCCGTCAGCGCATAACGCCACCAGACGCGTCTCTCGCCCTTTTCCCACATCAGCGCGACGTCGGGCAGCGGCGGTGCGGGCGGTGCGCCGCCGGGCTTCGGCAATTGCGCGTCGAGGCGGCGGATGATGTCGGGGATCAGCGCGAGTGTCTTGCCCTGTTCGCGCAGGCCGTCGGCGAGCGCGGCTTCGGGGCCGAGTTCGTCGCGAATCCATTCGCGCACGAAGGGGCCGGAAACGTCCCACATGTTGATCTTCGGATCGAGCATCGTCGCCACGCCCTCGACCATCACCATCGTCTTTTGCAGCAGCAGCAGGTGCGGCTGGGTCTGCATGTCGAAATCGCGGGTGATCGCGAACAGCCCGTCGAGCATCTGGCCGACGCTTAGCTCGCTCACCGGCTTGCCGCGCATTGGCTCGCCGACCGCGCGCAGCGCCGTCGCGAACTCCTCGACGCTGTGATAGTCGGGGACATATTGCGCCTCGAAATGTATCTCGGCGACGCGGCGGTAATTGCCGGTGGTGAGGCCATAGAGGATCTCGGCGAGCCAGTAGCGCGCCTGGCGGTTGATCCGCCCCATGATGCCGAAATCGACCGCGGCGATCGTGCCGTCGCCTTTCACGAACAAATTGCCCTGATGCATGTCGGCGTGGAAGAAACCTTCGGCAATCGCCTGGCGGAGGAAGGCGTTGACGAGGTTCGCCGCCAGCGTCTCCATGTCGTGTCCCGCGGCGATGAGCTGGTCGCGGTGCGAAATTTTGATGCCGTCGATCCAGTCGAGGGTCATCACGCGGCTCGCAGTGCGGTCCCAGTCTATCGCGGGCACTTCATAGGTCGGCACCCCGACCATCGCGTCGGCGAGCTCGGAGGCCGAGGCCGCCTCGCGGCGCAGGTCGAGCTCGCGCAAGGTCCAGCGGCGGAAATTGGCGATCACCTGTCGCGGACGCAATCGGCTCGCCTCGCCTCCAAATGCCTCGAGATGCGCGGCCGCCCATTCATAGGTTTCGATGTCGCGCGCGAACTGCTTGTCGATGCCGGGCCGGCGGACCTTCACCGCGACCTGGCGGCCGTCGGTCGTCACGGCGCGGTGCACCTGTGCGATCGAGGCAGAGCCAACGGGTTCGGCGTCGAATTCGGCATAAAGGCTTCCGAGGGGTGCCTCGAAGGTCTGTTCAATCTCCTGCCGGATGCGCTCGAAACCGACCGGCGCAAGCGCGTCCTGCAAGGTCAGCAGGTTGCGCGCGGCCTCTTCGCCGACAAGGTCGGGGCGCGTCGCGAGCGTCTGGCCGAGCTTGACTGCAGCGGGGCCGATCGCCTGAAAGGCCGCGGCATAATCGGGCACCTTCGGCTGGATCGTCCCGAACCGCGCGAGGCGACACAGGCGCTTGACGCCCGGCGGGGTCTGCGGCGCACTCTCGATCCCGCGCAGCGCGCCGTGGCGCGCGAGGATTCGCCCCCATTTCAGCAGCCGAAAGATGTGGGTGATGGGGCGGGTCAAGCTTTCCACCCGCTGTGGATCGCGACGAGTCCGCCCATGATCGGCTCGACCTTCACCGCGGTGAATCCGGCCTCGCGGATCATCCGGGCGAATTCGGGCATCGGCGGGAAGCGGCGGATCGACTCGATCAGATAGCGATAACTATCCTCGTCCTGCGCGATCAGTTTGCCGAGCTTTGGCACCAGATGGTGCGAATAGGCGTCGTAGGCCTGCGCGAAACCGGGCCATTCGTTGGTCGAGAATTCGAGGCAGAAGAAGCGCCCGCCATAGCGCAGCACGCGGTGTGCTTCGCTGAGTGCGGCCGGAATGTCGGTGACGTTGCGGATGCCGAAAGCGATCGTATAGGCGTCGAAGAACTGATCGGGGAAGGAGAGCTTCTCGGCATTCTGCTCGGACCAGACGAGGCTGTCGATGCCGCGCTCGACCGCGCGCTCCATGCCGACGCCCAGCATGTCGGGATTGATGTCGGCGACGGTGATGCTGGCGCCCGAGCGCTCCATGCGAAAGGCGATGTCGCCGGTGCCGCCTGCCATGTCGAGGATCGCCTCTCCGCTGCGTGGCTTCACGCGGCGCACGAAGCGGTCCTTCCAGAGGCGGTGCATCCCGCCCGACATCGCGTCGTTCATGATGTCGTATTTGCGTGCGACGCGGCTGAACACCTCGCCGACCATAGCGGTCTTCTCGGTCGCCGGAACCTGTTCGTAACCGAAGCTGACGGTGTCGGGGGTAGCCATTTATGCGCGCCTTTACGGGGAGTGTGGAAGTGCGCTCCGGCCTTTAGCGAGGCCTTGCCGCCCGCGCAAATGGCGCGTAGCCCGATGCGCGATATGCCCGAACTTCCCGAAGTCGAAACCACCGTCCGCGGCCTTGCGCCTTTCCTCGAAGGGCAAAGGCTGACGGCGGTCACGACCTTCCGCCCCGACCTTCGCCGCCCCTTTCCCGCCGATCTCGCGCAGCGGCTCACCGGCGCGACGGTCACCACCCTGTCGCGCCGCGCCAAATATGGCATCGTGTCGACCGACCGCGACGATCATATGATCTTCCACCTCGGCATGTCGGGGCGCTGGCGGACCGAGGGCGGCGAGGCGGGGAAGCACGACCATCTGCTGCTCGAAACCGGCGCGGGGCACCGGCTGTTCCTTCACGATCCACGGCGATTCGGGTCGGTCGACCTGGTGAACGGCGATCCGCTGGCGCTGTTCCCGGCGTTCGTGACCCTGGGGCCCGAGCCTTTGTCCGACGATTTCGATGCTGCCTGTCTGGCACGGGCGCTGGCCGGACGGCGCGCGCCGATCAAGGCGATGCTGCTCGACCAGACGATCGTCGCCGGACTCGGCAACATCTATGTCTGCGAAGCGCTCAACATGGCGAAGATCTCGCCGCTGAAGCCCGCGGCCGATGTGGCGCGCGCGAAACTCGCGGCGCTGGTGCCCGCGATCAAGGCGGTGTTGACCGCCGCGATCGCCGCGGGCGGATCGACCTTGCGCGATTTCCTGAGTCCTGAGGGCGACCTCGGCTATTTCGCGAAGGACTGGCGCGTCTATGGGCGCGAGGGCGAGCCATGCGAATGCGGCGGGACGATCGCGCGCGTCGTGCAGAGCGGGCGATCGACCTTCTTTTGCCCGAAATGCCAGCGTTGAGGGGGCTTTGTGCCGCAATAGGCATTGACCGGACAGCCCTTCGTGGCTATGGGCGCACCCTTCGAGCAGGGTCCGGTCGTCCGGAACCGGCCGCATCCGGACATTGATTCGCCGCACCTCGCGCGATTCGGCTGCTCCGATGAGGCTGTGCTCCGACCATGTTGACCGTTTGAAAGACTAGAGGAATTTATGGCCAATACGCCGCAGGCAAAGAAGCGCATCCGTCGCAACCAGGCGCGCGCTACCGTGAACAAGAATCGCGTTTCGCGCATCCGCACGCTGGTGAAGAAGGTCGAGGCGGCCGTCGCTTCGGGTGACAAGGATGCTGCGGCGAC
Proteins encoded in this window:
- a CDS encoding type II toxin-antitoxin system CcdA family antitoxin; its protein translation is MNRPARFEGPKKATNVSLSADLVEEAKRLGLNVSEACQAGLAAEVKKAREAVWKEENRAAIESWNDYTRKHGLPLAKYRLF
- the mutM gene encoding bifunctional DNA-formamidopyrimidine glycosylase/DNA-(apurinic or apyrimidinic site) lyase; the protein is MPELPEVETTVRGLAPFLEGQRLTAVTTFRPDLRRPFPADLAQRLTGATVTTLSRRAKYGIVSTDRDDHMIFHLGMSGRWRTEGGEAGKHDHLLLETGAGHRLFLHDPRRFGSVDLVNGDPLALFPAFVTLGPEPLSDDFDAACLARALAGRRAPIKAMLLDQTIVAGLGNIYVCEALNMAKISPLKPAADVARAKLAALVPAIKAVLTAAIAAGGSTLRDFLSPEGDLGYFAKDWRVYGREGEPCECGGTIARVVQSGRSTFFCPKCQR
- a CDS encoding CcdB family protein, whose product is MPQFDVYRSRDGNELLLDCQSDLLGHFDTRFVVPLVPTQTAQKLSRLHPLFEIDGQRHIMATQLASAIDAKELGLRVASLTDRRYDILNAMDMLLTGV
- a CDS encoding class I SAM-dependent methyltransferase, with the protein product MATPDTVSFGYEQVPATEKTAMVGEVFSRVARKYDIMNDAMSGGMHRLWKDRFVRRVKPRSGEAILDMAGGTGDIAFRMERSGASITVADINPDMLGVGMERAVERGIDSLVWSEQNAEKLSFPDQFFDAYTIAFGIRNVTDIPAALSEAHRVLRYGGRFFCLEFSTNEWPGFAQAYDAYSHHLVPKLGKLIAQDEDSYRYLIESIRRFPPMPEFARMIREAGFTAVKVEPIMGGLVAIHSGWKA
- a CDS encoding phosphopantothenate--cysteine ligase family flavoprotein, with the protein product MAAKRILLIIGGGIAAYKSIELVRLLRKSGHVVRCVLTRAGEQFVTPLTLAALSENKVYTNLFDLKDEVEMGHIQLSREADLVVVAPATADLLAKMTAGIADDLATTLLLATDKPVLAAPAMNVRMWLHPATRRNVATLRGDGITVMEPDEGEMACGEYGPGRLPEPQAIREAIDKALSSPLPLAGGAGGGPVSLASGNPTDTPSPNPSRKREGDIDGQPDFAPANHRPLFGRRILITAGPTHEPIDPVRYIANRSSGKQGFAIAAAAAEAGAEVLLIAGPVPLPTPPGVIRVDVETAREMAAEVEASLPVDAAIMVAAVADWRAADTAAQKIKKDGSGAVPPLALAENPDILAGLAKSARRPPLLIGFAAETNDVIAHAEAKLARKGCDWIVANDVSADPMGGETNRVHIVSKAGVDSWDRLPKHAVARKLMEKIADELDARLPASDD
- the ubiB gene encoding 2-polyprenylphenol 6-hydroxylase, which translates into the protein MTRPITHIFRLLKWGRILARHGALRGIESAPQTPPGVKRLCRLARFGTIQPKVPDYAAAFQAIGPAAVKLGQTLATRPDLVGEEAARNLLTLQDALAPVGFERIRQEIEQTFEAPLGSLYAEFDAEPVGSASIAQVHRAVTTDGRQVAVKVRRPGIDKQFARDIETYEWAAAHLEAFGGEASRLRPRQVIANFRRWTLRELDLRREAASASELADAMVGVPTYEVPAIDWDRTASRVMTLDWIDGIKISHRDQLIAAGHDMETLAANLVNAFLRQAIAEGFFHADMHQGNLFVKGDGTIAAVDFGIMGRINRQARYWLAEILYGLTTGNYRRVAEIHFEAQYVPDYHSVEEFATALRAVGEPMRGKPVSELSVGQMLDGLFAITRDFDMQTQPHLLLLQKTMVMVEGVATMLDPKINMWDVSGPFVREWIRDELGPEAALADGLREQGKTLALIPDIIRRLDAQLPKPGGAPPAPPLPDVALMWEKGERRVWWRYALTALVGAAAGAAAFNWFG
- the rpsT gene encoding 30S ribosomal protein S20, which codes for MANTPQAKKRIRRNQARATVNKNRVSRIRTLVKKVEAAVASGDKDAAATALKAAQPEMARGVAKGVLHKNTVARKYSRLTKSVNAIA